In Halorientalis sp. LT38, a genomic segment contains:
- the secY gene encoding preprotein translocase subunit SecY, translating into MGWKETAEPILTRMPSVARPEGHVPFKRKLAWTAGVLVLYFFLTNVTIYGMGTGSSDIFGRFRSILAGGQGSVLQLGIGPIVTASIVLQLLGGADLLGLDTQNNPRDQVLYQGLQKLLVILMCILTGLPMVFGGNFLPPSPQVAQGLGIGLGGVQTLMFLQIFAGGILILYMDEVISKWGVGSGVGLFIVAGVSQRLIGGFFALPGIGNPEQTGFFPSWILIAIGEQSLGPLLGSGLQQVLMSESFGLIRLATTVLIFVVVVYAESVRVEIPLSNARVKGARGRFPVKLIYASVLPMILVRALQANLQFLGRILDQQLANMPLWLGEYSQSQPVGGLFYYMAPIQSPGDWIPALGQTTAEAWQIALRVSVDLTFMVIGGAIFAIFWVETTDMGPEATAQQIHGSGMQIPGFRQNPGVIEKVLERYIPQVTVIGGALVGLLAVAANMLGTIGGVGGTGLLLTVSITYKLYEEIAEEQLMEMHPMMRQMFG; encoded by the coding sequence ATGGGTTGGAAAGAAACCGCCGAACCGATACTCACCCGCATGCCCTCGGTCGCCCGACCGGAGGGCCACGTTCCGTTCAAACGGAAACTGGCCTGGACAGCGGGCGTGCTGGTGCTGTATTTCTTCCTGACGAACGTCACCATCTACGGGATGGGGACGGGCAGCAGCGACATCTTCGGACGCTTCCGTTCGATCCTCGCCGGTGGCCAGGGCAGCGTGCTCCAGCTGGGGATCGGCCCGATCGTCACCGCGTCCATCGTCCTGCAGTTGCTCGGCGGTGCGGACCTGCTGGGGCTCGACACCCAGAACAACCCCCGCGACCAGGTGCTCTACCAGGGCCTCCAGAAGCTGCTGGTGATCCTGATGTGTATCCTGACCGGGCTCCCGATGGTGTTCGGTGGCAACTTCCTGCCCCCGAGCCCGCAGGTCGCCCAGGGCCTCGGCATCGGCCTCGGCGGCGTGCAGACGCTGATGTTCCTGCAGATCTTCGCCGGCGGGATCCTCATCCTCTACATGGACGAGGTCATCTCGAAATGGGGCGTCGGCTCCGGCGTCGGCCTGTTCATCGTCGCCGGCGTCAGCCAGCGCCTCATCGGCGGTTTCTTCGCCCTACCGGGGATCGGGAACCCCGAGCAGACCGGCTTCTTCCCCTCCTGGATCCTGATCGCGATCGGGGAGCAATCGCTCGGGCCGCTGCTTGGCTCCGGGCTGCAACAGGTGCTGATGAGCGAGTCCTTCGGGCTGATACGCCTGGCGACCACAGTCCTGATCTTCGTGGTCGTCGTCTACGCGGAGTCCGTTCGCGTCGAGATCCCGCTGTCGAACGCGCGGGTCAAGGGCGCGCGCGGTCGCTTCCCCGTGAAGCTCATCTACGCGAGCGTCCTGCCGATGATCCTCGTCCGGGCGCTGCAGGCGAACCTGCAGTTCCTGGGCCGGATCCTCGACCAGCAACTCGCCAACATGCCGCTCTGGCTCGGGGAGTACTCCCAGAGCCAGCCCGTCGGCGGGCTGTTCTACTACATGGCCCCGATCCAGTCGCCCGGTGACTGGATCCCGGCGCTCGGGCAGACCACCGCCGAGGCCTGGCAGATCGCGCTGCGCGTGAGCGTCGACCTGACGTTCATGGTCATCGGCGGCGCCATCTTCGCCATCTTCTGGGTCGAGACCACGGACATGGGTCCGGAGGCGACGGCCCAGCAGATCCACGGCTCCGGGATGCAGATCCCCGGCTTCCGGCAGAACCCCGGCGTCATCGAGAAGGTCCTGGAGCGGTACATCCCCCAGGTCACCGTCATCGGCGGCGCCCTCGTGGGCCTGCTGGCCGTCGCGGCCAACATGCTCGGCACCATCGGCGGCGTCGGCGGGACCGGCCTGCTGCTGACGGTCTCCATCACGTACAAGCTGTACGAGGAGATCGCCGAAGAGCAGCTCATGGAGATGCACCCCATGATGCGCCAGATGTTCGGGTAA
- a CDS encoding 30S ribosomal protein S4e — MTKHQKRLSVPKSWPVERKTETFTVKADAGPHGEAGVPLLIVLRDVLEYADSRKEARYALNQDNVLINGTPVADEERPVGMFDILAFDERDEHYRVFPGQGGRLALTPIDADSAGSKLGKIVEKRTVPGGDLQLTLHDGQTLLVEDDSEYGGNDSVVVSNDDGEIVAHFPYEEGELVTAVDGAHAGDIGRIEEIQTTPGSSSNNVIVEQEDGDGFETVEEYVVVIDENFTGDDEADATAKEGDDE; from the coding sequence ATGACGAAACATCAGAAGCGACTCTCGGTACCGAAGAGTTGGCCGGTCGAGCGCAAGACCGAGACGTTCACCGTGAAGGCCGACGCCGGTCCGCACGGCGAGGCGGGGGTTCCCCTGCTGATCGTCCTGCGGGACGTGCTCGAGTACGCGGACTCCCGGAAGGAGGCCCGCTACGCACTCAACCAGGACAACGTCCTGATCAACGGGACGCCGGTCGCAGACGAGGAACGCCCCGTCGGGATGTTCGACATCCTGGCCTTCGACGAGCGCGACGAGCACTACCGGGTGTTCCCCGGACAGGGCGGACGGCTGGCCCTGACGCCCATCGACGCCGACTCGGCGGGCAGCAAGCTCGGCAAGATCGTCGAGAAACGCACCGTCCCCGGCGGCGACCTGCAGCTGACGCTGCACGACGGGCAGACGCTGCTCGTCGAGGACGACAGCGAGTACGGCGGCAACGACTCCGTGGTCGTCTCCAACGACGACGGCGAGATCGTCGCCCACTTCCCCTACGAAGAGGGCGAACTCGTGACGGCGGTCGACGGCGCACACGCCGGCGACATCGGTCGGATCGAAGAGATCCAGACCACGCCCGGCAGCTCCTCGAACAACGTCATCGTCGAGCAGGAAGACGGCGACGGGTTCGAGACGGTAGAGGAGTACGTCGTCGTGATCGACGAGAACTTCACCGGTGACGACGAGGCCGACGCGACGGCCAAGGAGGGTGACGACGAATGA
- a CDS encoding DUF7557 family protein, translated as MSRTSIPVDSETKDRLDELKRDDETWDEFLRRVTSDEDPIKFGAWSEEEAETAMERLREGRERGAE; from the coding sequence ATGAGCCGAACCTCGATCCCGGTCGATTCCGAGACGAAGGATCGACTCGACGAGTTGAAACGGGACGACGAGACGTGGGACGAGTTCCTGCGTCGGGTGACCAGTGACGAGGACCCGATCAAATTCGGGGCGTGGTCCGAGGAGGAAGCCGAGACGGCGATGGAGCGGCTGCGGGAAGGACGCGAGCGCGGTGCGGAATGA
- a CDS encoding 50S ribosomal protein L19e, producing the protein MTDLSAQKRLASDIMDVGKNKVWFDPDEQSEIADAITREDVRELIDQGAIQAEDATGNSRGRARERAAKRSYGHQKNAGSRKGKAGGRQDPKQDWESRIRAQRNRLRELRDEGDLSKSAYREVYNLAGGGEFDSVADMERYIDNQYGGE; encoded by the coding sequence ATGACGGATCTGAGTGCACAGAAGCGACTCGCGTCGGACATCATGGACGTCGGGAAGAACAAAGTCTGGTTCGACCCCGACGAACAGAGCGAGATCGCCGACGCGATCACGCGCGAGGACGTTCGCGAACTGATCGATCAGGGCGCGATCCAGGCCGAGGACGCGACGGGTAACTCCCGCGGCCGGGCCCGCGAGCGCGCGGCGAAGCGCTCCTACGGCCACCAGAAGAACGCCGGCTCCCGGAAGGGGAAGGCCGGTGGCCGCCAGGATCCCAAGCAGGACTGGGAGAGTCGCATCCGCGCACAGCGCAATCGGCTGCGCGAACTGCGCGACGAGGGTGACCTGTCGAAGTCCGCCTACCGCGAAGTCTACAACCTCGCCGGTGGGGGCGAGTTCGACAGCGTCGCCGACATGGAACGGTACATCGACAACCAGTACGGAGGCGAATGA
- a CDS encoding 30S ribosomal protein S5 — protein MSNGWEPRTRLGRKVQEGEIDSMQEALNSGLPLKESEVVDQLVPDLEDEVLDINMVQRMTDSGRRVKFRCVVVVGNRDGLVGYAEGRDDQVGGAIQKAIDIGKLNLIDVSRGCGSWECGCGRPHTVALRTTGKAGSVEVELRPAPRGLGLAGGETVRHVLELAGIEDIWTRSSGNTRTTVNFAKATFNALQNTAEARVPERTMEKREVIE, from the coding sequence ATGAGCAACGGATGGGAACCGCGAACGCGGCTCGGTCGGAAAGTACAGGAGGGCGAGATCGACTCGATGCAGGAGGCCCTCAACTCCGGCCTGCCGCTGAAGGAATCGGAGGTCGTCGACCAGCTGGTCCCCGACCTCGAGGACGAAGTGCTGGACATCAACATGGTCCAGCGGATGACCGACTCCGGCCGCCGGGTGAAGTTCCGGTGTGTCGTCGTCGTGGGCAACCGCGACGGCCTCGTCGGCTACGCCGAGGGGCGTGACGACCAGGTCGGCGGCGCGATTCAGAAGGCGATCGACATCGGGAAGCTGAACCTGATCGACGTCTCCCGCGGCTGCGGGTCCTGGGAGTGTGGCTGTGGGCGACCCCACACCGTCGCGCTCCGGACGACCGGCAAGGCGGGTAGCGTCGAGGTCGAGCTCCGCCCCGCCCCGCGCGGGCTGGGCCTGGCGGGCGGGGAGACCGTCCGGCACGTCCTGGAGCTGGCCGGCATCGAGGACATCTGGACGCGCAGTTCGGGCAACACGCGCACCACGGTCAACTTCGCGAAGGCGACGTTCAACGCCCTGCAGAACACGGCCGAGGCGCGCGTCCCCGAGCGCACGATGGAGAAGCGCGAGGTGATCGAGTGA
- a CDS encoding 30S ribosomal protein S14, translated as MSESETEADVEGEEGEEARDATGEQTAKRTEQLRSCQRCGREQGLVGKYDIYLCRQCFREIARGMGFRKYS; from the coding sequence ATGAGCGAAAGCGAGACAGAAGCCGACGTCGAGGGCGAGGAGGGCGAGGAGGCCCGCGACGCCACCGGCGAACAGACGGCGAAACGAACGGAGCAACTCCGCTCCTGCCAGCGGTGCGGGCGCGAGCAGGGACTGGTCGGCAAGTACGACATCTACCTCTGTCGCCAGTGCTTCCGCGAGATCGCACGCGGCATGGGCTTCAGGAAATACTCATGA
- a CDS encoding 30S ribosomal protein S8 has protein sequence MTGNDPLSSALSGLNNAESVGHLAQTVSPASNEIGSVLEVFYDRGYIDGFSFVDDGKAGEFEVELKGAINECGPVKPRYSAGADEFEKWEKRFLPARDYGTLVVTTSHGIMSHYEARDQGIGGQVIAYVY, from the coding sequence ATGACAGGCAACGATCCCCTGTCCAGTGCGCTCTCGGGGCTGAACAACGCCGAAAGCGTCGGACATCTGGCACAGACGGTATCGCCCGCCTCGAACGAGATCGGCAGCGTGCTCGAGGTCTTCTACGACCGCGGGTACATCGACGGGTTCAGCTTCGTCGACGACGGCAAAGCCGGCGAGTTCGAGGTCGAACTGAAGGGTGCGATCAACGAGTGCGGCCCCGTCAAGCCCCGCTACAGCGCGGGCGCGGACGAGTTCGAGAAGTGGGAGAAGCGGTTCCTCCCCGCTCGGGACTACGGGACGCTCGTCGTGACCACAAGCCACGGGATCATGAGCCACTACGAGGCCCGCGACCAGGGCATCGGTGGCCAGGTGATCGCGTACGTCTACTAA
- a CDS encoding 50S ribosomal protein L5, whose translation MSSESETGGDFHEMREPRIEKVVVHMGVGQGGRELANAEDILAEVTDQQPVRTTAKATVGEFNIRQGDPIGAKVTLRDEEAEEFLQTALPLVDLSSSQFDDTGNFSFGVEEHTDFPSQEYDPNIGIYGLDVTVNMVRPGYRVAKRDKASRAIPSSHRLDPDDAVAYVEAAFDVEVNE comes from the coding sequence ATGAGCTCCGAGTCAGAGACCGGGGGCGACTTCCACGAGATGCGCGAGCCCCGGATCGAAAAGGTCGTCGTCCACATGGGCGTCGGTCAGGGCGGTCGCGAACTCGCAAACGCCGAGGACATCCTCGCCGAGGTCACGGACCAGCAGCCTGTCCGGACGACGGCGAAGGCCACGGTCGGCGAGTTCAACATCCGCCAGGGCGACCCCATCGGTGCGAAGGTCACCCTGCGCGACGAGGAGGCCGAGGAGTTCCTGCAGACGGCGCTGCCGCTTGTCGACCTGTCGTCGTCGCAGTTCGACGACACCGGCAACTTCAGCTTCGGCGTCGAGGAACACACGGACTTCCCGAGCCAGGAGTACGACCCGAACATCGGGATCTACGGGCTGGACGTCACCGTCAACATGGTGCGCCCCGGCTACCGCGTGGCCAAGCGCGACAAGGCCTCGCGAGCGATCCCGTCGAGCCACCGTCTCGACCCCGACGACGCCGTCGCGTACGTCGAGGCGGCCTTCGACGTGGAGGTCAACGAATGA
- a CDS encoding 50S ribosomal protein L18 — translation MATGPRYKVPMRRRREARTDYHQRLRLLKSGKPRLVARKSNQHTTAQLILTGPQGDETAASAHSSDLEEFGWEAPTGNLPAAYLTGLLAGKRALAAGLEEAVLDIGLNTATPGSKVFAVQEGAIDAGLEIPHNDSVLADWERTSGEHIAEYADQLDEPLYSGEFDATELPSHFSDVRETLMEADL, via the coding sequence ATGGCAACAGGACCACGATACAAGGTGCCGATGCGGCGTCGCCGCGAGGCACGAACGGACTACCACCAGAGGTTGCGCCTGCTGAAATCCGGGAAACCCCGGCTGGTCGCTCGCAAGAGCAACCAGCACACTACGGCGCAGCTGATACTCACCGGCCCGCAGGGTGACGAGACGGCTGCAAGCGCACACTCGAGCGACCTCGAGGAGTTCGGCTGGGAGGCTCCCACCGGGAACCTGCCCGCCGCGTACCTCACGGGGCTGCTCGCCGGCAAACGCGCGCTCGCCGCCGGCCTCGAGGAGGCCGTGCTCGACATCGGGTTGAACACGGCGACCCCGGGCAGCAAGGTGTTCGCAGTACAGGAAGGTGCAATCGACGCCGGGCTCGAGATCCCGCACAACGACAGCGTGCTCGCCGACTGGGAGCGTACCAGCGGCGAACACATCGCCGAGTACGCAGACCAGCTCGACGAGCCGCTGTATTCGGGCGAGTTCGACGCCACGGAACTGCCGTCGCACTTCAGCGACGTGCGCGAGACACTGATGGAGGCAGATCTATGA
- the rpmD gene encoding 50S ribosomal protein L30 — MQALVQIRGDVNMATDVSDTLSMLNVHDVNHCTLVPETDAYRGMIHKVNDYVAYGEPSQATVETLLQTRAEPLEGDADVDDEWVAENTDYDAIDGLAFALIAEETTLREQGLAPVLRLHPPRGGHDGLKGPTATGGELGKHSTEEIDELLTAMR; from the coding sequence ATGCAGGCGCTCGTCCAGATCCGCGGCGACGTCAACATGGCGACGGACGTGAGCGACACGCTTTCGATGCTGAACGTCCACGACGTGAACCACTGCACGCTGGTTCCCGAGACCGACGCCTACCGCGGGATGATCCACAAGGTCAACGACTACGTGGCCTACGGCGAACCGAGCCAGGCCACCGTCGAGACGCTGCTGCAGACGCGGGCCGAGCCCCTCGAGGGTGACGCCGACGTCGACGACGAGTGGGTCGCCGAGAACACGGACTACGACGCCATCGACGGGTTGGCCTTCGCACTGATCGCCGAGGAGACGACGCTGCGCGAGCAGGGGCTGGCGCCCGTGCTCCGCCTGCACCCGCCCCGCGGCGGCCACGACGGCCTGAAGGGCCCGACCGCAACGGGCGGCGAACTCGGCAAACACTCAACCGAGGAGATCGACGAGCTCCTCACAGCGATGCGATAA
- a CDS encoding 50S ribosomal protein L6 — protein MPRTELQIPDEVSAEMDHLDLTVEGPNGSVTRRLWYPDVDVSVTDGAVVVESTESDAKTNSTIGTFESHVRNMFHGVTEGWEYEMEVFYSHFPMKVRVENGEVVIENFLGEKAPRRTTVHGDTDVSVDGEELTLSGPDIEAVGQTAADIEQLTRVKDKDVRVFQDGVYITAKPTRGEA, from the coding sequence ATGCCACGCACAGAACTACAGATTCCGGACGAAGTAAGCGCCGAGATGGACCATCTCGACCTGACCGTCGAGGGTCCCAACGGCAGCGTGACGCGCCGGCTCTGGTACCCCGACGTCGACGTCTCCGTCACGGACGGCGCCGTCGTCGTCGAGAGCACGGAGTCCGACGCGAAGACGAACTCGACGATCGGTACCTTCGAGAGCCACGTCAGGAACATGTTCCACGGCGTGACCGAGGGCTGGGAGTACGAGATGGAGGTCTTCTACTCTCACTTCCCGATGAAGGTGCGCGTCGAGAACGGCGAGGTCGTCATCGAGAACTTCCTCGGCGAGAAAGCACCCCGGCGGACGACCGTCCACGGGGACACGGACGTCTCCGTCGACGGCGAGGAACTGACCCTCAGCGGCCCCGACATCGAGGCCGTGGGCCAGACCGCCGCCGACATCGAACAGCTCACCCGCGTCAAGGACAAGGACGTCCGGGTGTTCCAGGACGGCGTCTACATCACCGCAAAGCCCACGCGAGGTGAGGCCTGA
- the rplX gene encoding 50S ribosomal protein L24, translating to MTRQPHKQRTQTERAPLHERHAQVRATLSDGLREEYGQRNVRVNEGDTVEVLRGDHAGEEAEVVAVDLADGVVHVEDVTLEKADGEEVPRPLDASNLRVTNLNLDDDRRQARLESEEDSA from the coding sequence ATGACACGACAACCACACAAACAGCGAACGCAGACCGAACGCGCGCCGCTGCACGAGCGCCACGCTCAGGTGCGGGCGACGCTGTCCGACGGCCTCCGCGAGGAGTACGGCCAGCGCAACGTCCGCGTCAACGAGGGCGACACGGTCGAGGTCCTGCGGGGCGACCACGCCGGCGAGGAAGCCGAGGTCGTCGCCGTGGACCTGGCCGACGGCGTCGTCCACGTCGAGGACGTCACGCTGGAGAAGGCGGACGGGGAGGAAGTTCCCCGCCCGCTCGACGCGTCGAATCTCCGCGTGACGAACCTGAACCTCGACGACGACCGGCGGCAGGCGCGACTCGAATCAGAGGAGGACAGCGCATGA
- a CDS encoding uL15m family ribosomal protein, which translates to MTSKKRRQRGSRTHGGGTHKNRRGAGHRGGRGRAGRDKHEFHNYEPLGKSGFKRPQKVQEEIAEIDLRELDEDAALLAAEGVAEETDGGFRIDVRDVVEDGHEVDAVKVLGGGQVRNELDVVADDFSESARDLLSEAGGSAELTERGEQRQAEAEDESDTDTSEEEGSA; encoded by the coding sequence ATGACGAGCAAAAAACGACGACAGCGCGGTTCGCGGACACACGGCGGCGGGACGCACAAGAACCGGCGCGGGGCCGGCCACCGCGGTGGCCGCGGCCGTGCCGGTCGCGACAAACACGAGTTCCACAACTACGAACCGCTCGGGAAATCCGGCTTCAAGCGCCCCCAGAAGGTCCAGGAAGAGATCGCGGAGATCGACCTCCGCGAACTCGACGAGGACGCGGCCCTGCTGGCCGCGGAGGGCGTCGCCGAGGAGACCGACGGCGGCTTCCGGATCGACGTTCGGGACGTCGTCGAGGACGGCCACGAGGTCGACGCGGTGAAGGTCCTCGGTGGCGGACAGGTCCGCAACGAACTCGACGTGGTCGCGGACGACTTCTCGGAGTCGGCCCGCGACCTCCTGAGCGAGGCCGGCGGCAGCGCCGAACTGACCGAGCGCGGCGAACAGCGTCAGGCCGAAGCCGAGGACGAATCCGATACAGATACAAGCGAGGAAGAAGGGTCGGCGTAG
- a CDS encoding 50S ribosomal protein L14: MEALGADVTQGLEKGSLITCADNTGARQLKVISISGYSGTINRHPKAGLGDKITVSVTKGTPEMRRQVLEAVIVRQRKPIRRPDGTRVKFEDNAAVIIDENEEPRGTEIKGPIAREVAERFGSIASTATMIV, encoded by the coding sequence ATGGAGGCGCTCGGCGCCGACGTCACCCAGGGCCTCGAGAAGGGCTCGCTGATCACGTGTGCCGACAACACGGGCGCACGACAGCTGAAAGTGATCAGCATCTCGGGCTACTCCGGGACCATCAACCGCCACCCGAAGGCGGGACTCGGTGACAAGATCACCGTCTCGGTCACCAAGGGGACGCCGGAGATGCGTCGCCAGGTGCTCGAGGCAGTGATCGTCCGCCAGCGCAAGCCGATCCGGCGGCCGGACGGCACGCGCGTGAAGTTCGAGGACAACGCGGCGGTCATCATCGACGAGAACGAGGAGCCCCGCGGGACGGAGATCAAGGGCCCCATCGCTCGCGAGGTTGCCGAACGGTTCGGCTCCATCGCGAGCACCGCGACAATGATCGTATAG
- a CDS encoding 50S ribosomal protein L32e, translated as MADELEDVAGVDTETAATLRGAGYEDVDDLAEASQEDLAEIEGIGNALAARITADVGDVEVDDDATAEVEDDGEDADASADEDEAEAYDDLTDISGVGDSKAAALEGAGYRTVDDVRGASQDDLSEVDGIGNALAARIKADVGGLEVSEETEAEVEDETPEPEETEDVETELQARGLTEKTPDLGENEKRLLNQRGREGKPQFNRQDHHKKKRVSTSWRRPRGQLSKQRRGIKGKGATVEAGFRTPKAVRGKHPSGFEEVRVHNVDDLEGVDGDREAVRIASKVGARKRERIEEQAEDRGVRVLNPTYVEVEVEE; from the coding sequence ATGGCCGACGAACTCGAAGACGTCGCAGGCGTCGACACCGAGACGGCCGCCACCCTGCGCGGGGCCGGCTACGAGGACGTCGACGATCTCGCGGAGGCGAGCCAGGAGGACCTGGCCGAAATCGAGGGCATCGGCAACGCGCTGGCCGCTCGGATCACGGCCGACGTCGGCGATGTCGAAGTCGACGACGACGCGACGGCCGAAGTCGAAGACGACGGCGAGGACGCGGACGCGTCGGCCGACGAGGACGAGGCCGAAGCGTACGACGACCTGACCGACATCAGCGGCGTCGGTGACTCGAAGGCGGCCGCGCTCGAAGGCGCCGGCTACCGGACGGTCGACGACGTCCGCGGTGCGAGCCAGGACGACCTCTCCGAGGTCGACGGCATCGGCAACGCGCTGGCGGCCCGCATCAAGGCGGACGTCGGCGGGCTCGAGGTCAGCGAGGAGACCGAGGCCGAAGTCGAAGACGAGACCCCCGAGCCCGAGGAGACCGAGGACGTCGAGACGGAACTGCAGGCTCGCGGGCTGACCGAGAAGACGCCCGACCTCGGCGAGAACGAAAAGCGGCTGCTGAACCAGCGGGGACGCGAGGGCAAACCGCAGTTCAACCGCCAGGACCACCACAAGAAAAAGCGTGTGTCCACCTCGTGGCGCCGGCCGCGCGGCCAGCTGTCGAAGCAGCGCCGCGGCATCAAGGGCAAGGGCGCCACCGTCGAGGCCGGGTTCCGCACCCCGAAAGCGGTCCGGGGCAAGCACCCGAGCGGCTTCGAGGAGGTCCGCGTGCACAACGTGGACGACCTCGAGGGCGTCGACGGCGACCGCGAGGCGGTCCGGATCGCCTCGAAGGTCGGCGCGCGCAAGCGCGAACGCATCGAGGAGCAGGCGGAGGACCGCGGCGTGCGCGTCCTCAACCCCACCTACGTCGAAGTGGAGGTCGAAGAATGA
- a CDS encoding RNA-guided pseudouridylation complex pseudouridine synthase subunit Cbf5 codes for MARRGAPDDRSIPELLEFGVVNLDKPPGPSAHQVAAWVRDLVTDALTDEGIDGVAHAGTLDPKVTGCLPLLLGDATRAAQVFDDAVKEYVAVLELHGRAPADLESVLAEFEGPIYQKPPRKSAVKRQLRVREIHDLEVAEVEDRRALLRVRCESGTYVRKLCHDAGLALGTGAHMGHLRRTATGRFDDTDLVTLEALTDALAWWTEDGDEEPIREIVQPAERALEPLPSLTIAPSAADQVAEGAPVYAPGVIDSDLGAEAASDRPLVVCSTPDGAAICLGRLVGDPDGESGTVVELERVLV; via the coding sequence ATGGCCCGTCGCGGCGCTCCCGACGACCGATCGATCCCGGAACTCCTCGAGTTCGGCGTCGTCAACCTCGACAAACCGCCGGGCCCCTCCGCCCACCAGGTCGCCGCCTGGGTCCGGGATCTGGTGACCGACGCCCTCACCGACGAGGGCATCGACGGCGTCGCCCACGCCGGGACGCTCGACCCGAAGGTCACCGGCTGCCTGCCCCTCCTGCTCGGTGACGCCACCCGTGCCGCGCAGGTGTTCGACGACGCCGTCAAGGAGTACGTCGCCGTCCTCGAACTCCACGGCCGGGCCCCCGCCGACCTCGAGTCGGTCCTCGCCGAGTTCGAGGGCCCGATCTACCAGAAACCCCCGCGCAAGAGCGCCGTGAAGCGCCAGCTCCGCGTTCGCGAGATCCACGACCTCGAGGTCGCAGAGGTCGAGGACCGCCGCGCCCTCCTCCGCGTCCGCTGCGAGAGCGGGACCTACGTCCGGAAGCTCTGCCACGACGCCGGGCTGGCGCTGGGCACCGGCGCGCACATGGGCCACCTCCGCCGGACGGCGACCGGCCGCTTCGACGACACCGATCTGGTGACCCTCGAGGCCCTCACCGACGCGCTCGCGTGGTGGACCGAGGACGGTGACGAGGAACCGATCCGCGAGATCGTCCAGCCCGCCGAACGCGCCCTCGAACCGCTGCCAAGCCTGACCATCGCCCCCAGCGCCGCCGACCAGGTGGCCGAGGGCGCGCCCGTGTACGCCCCCGGCGTGATCGACTCGGATCTCGGCGCCGAGGCCGCGAGCGATCGCCCGCTCGTGGTCTGTTCCACGCCCGACGGCGCGGCCATCTGTCTCGGCCGACTGGTCGGCGATCCCGACGGCGAGTCGGGGACCGTCGTCGAACTCGAGCGGGTGCTGGTGTAA
- a CDS encoding PIN domain-containing protein produces MTFLDTSTIIQYLKGDEAVREYITGREPWWTSTICVYEVINGRLGVGETDVVSVRQEFGGVQALDLNESIALEAARIQDELVNDGTRLSTTDILIAATARSTGDELVVADADFETEHLTDRMPVTNLRT; encoded by the coding sequence ATGACGTTTCTCGATACCTCCACGATCATCCAGTACCTCAAAGGGGACGAGGCGGTCCGTGAATACATCACCGGCCGCGAACCCTGGTGGACTTCCACCATCTGCGTCTACGAAGTCATCAACGGCCGACTCGGCGTCGGTGAGACCGACGTCGTGTCCGTTCGCCAGGAGTTCGGCGGTGTGCAGGCGCTCGACCTGAACGAGTCTATCGCTCTAGAGGCCGCCCGCATACAGGACGAACTGGTCAACGACGGGACTCGGCTATCGACGACGGACATCCTCATCGCCGCGACCGCCCGCTCCACCGGTGACGAACTCGTCGTCGCCGACGCGGACTTCGAGACCGAACACCTGACCGACCGCATGCCGGTCACCAATCTCCGAACGTAG
- a CDS encoding 30S ribosomal protein S17, whose product MALGLNVERPEEACSDENCPFHGTLSVRGQTLEGEVASTDMDKTVIVEREYDVKVPKYDRFMKRRSRVPAHAPPCVDLDVGDTVRIAETRPLSKTKSHVVVERVDAADATEAAAAGGDD is encoded by the coding sequence ATGGCGCTAGGACTTAACGTAGAACGGCCGGAGGAGGCCTGTTCCGACGAGAACTGCCCGTTCCACGGCACGCTCAGCGTGCGTGGGCAGACGCTCGAAGGAGAGGTCGCCTCCACGGACATGGACAAGACCGTGATCGTCGAACGCGAGTACGACGTGAAGGTGCCCAAGTACGACCGATTCATGAAGCGTCGGTCGCGGGTCCCGGCTCACGCACCCCCGTGCGTGGACCTGGACGTGGGCGACACGGTCCGTATCGCAGAGACACGACCCCTCTCGAAGACGAAAAGCCACGTCGTCGTGGAACGCGTGGACGCCGCGGACGCCACCGAGGCGGCCGCCGCCGGAGGTGACGACTGA